The Nerophis lumbriciformis linkage group LG05, RoL_Nlum_v2.1, whole genome shotgun sequence genome contains a region encoding:
- the LOC133606466 gene encoding stress-associated endoplasmic reticulum protein 1: MSAVQRMKVANERHSKTITQRGHVQKTSRPVNEEKSPVGPWLLALFVFVVCGSAIFQIIQSIRQGM, encoded by the exons ATGTCGGCAGTGCAGAGGATGAAAGTGGCGAACGAGCGGCACAGCAAGACAATCACACAGCGGGGACACGTCCAGAAAACATCG CGGCCGGTCAACGAGGAGAAGTCTCCGGTGGGTCCGTGGCTGCTGGCGCTCTTCGTCTTTGTGGTTTGTGGCTCAG CCATCTTCCAGATCATCCAGAGTATCAGACAGGGCATGTGA
- the nppcl2 gene encoding C-type natriuretic peptide 2: MNASASSVLTLLVLIILAIIAESRSSPPRDDTKVMTSMFGSRLSSLLVAPPPYGDATEGPAGMPVPSRGLTRRQESSSQFLVDFLRQHSKIRRRNRKAMMGGRGCFGMKMDRIGSISGLGC; the protein is encoded by the exons ATGAACGCCTCAGCTTCTTCCGTGCTCACCCTTCTCGTCCTCATCATCCTCGCTATCATTGCTGAGTCCAGATCATCGCCTCCACGAGATGACACCAAG GTCATGACCTCAATGTTTGGCTCGCGGCTCTCCTCTCTCCTTGTGGCCCCGCCCCCATATGGGGACGCCACAGAGGGCCCAGCTGGAATGCCCGTCCCCTCCAGGGGATTGACCAGGAGGCAGGAGTCTTCATCACAGTTCCTTGTGGACTTCCTGCGGCAACATTCCAAGATAAGGAGGCGGAATCGGAAGGCGATGATGGGAGGAAGAGGATGCTTTGGTATGAAAATGGATCGCATTGGCTCCATCAGTGGACTAGGTTGTTGA
- the eno3 gene encoding beta-enolase, whose product MSITKIHAREILDSRGNPTVEVDLWTAKGLFRAAVPSGASTGVHEALELRDGDKSRYLGKGTIKAVDHVNKDIAPKLIGKNISVVEQEKIDRFMLDLDGTENKSKFGANAILGVSLAVCKAGAAEKGVPLYRHIADLAGHKDVILPVPAFNVINGGSHAGNKLAMQEFMILPVGAANFHEAMRIGAEVYHNLKNVIKAKYGKDATNVGDEGGFAPNILENNEALELLKTAIEKAGYPDKIIIGMDVAASEFFRSGKYDLDFKSPDDPSRHISGEKLGDLYRTFIKNYPVQSIEDPFDQDDWEQWAKFTSSVDIQIVGDDLTVTNPKRIQQAVEKKACNCLLLKVNQIGSVSESIQACKLAQSSGWGVMVSHRSGETEDTFISDLVVGLCTGQIKTGAPCRSERLAKYNQLMRIEEELGDKAKFAGKDYRHPKIN is encoded by the exons ATGTCCATCACAAAGATCCATGCTCGGGAGATTCTGGACTCCAGAGGTAACCCCACAGTCGAAGTGGACCTGTGGACAGCAAAGG GTCTTTTCAGAGCGGCGGTCCCCAGCGGCGCCTCCACTGGCGTCCACGAAGCTCTGGAGCTCCGAGACGGCGACAAGAGCCGCTACCTGGGCAAAG GAACGATAAAGGCTGTGGACCACGTCAACAAGGACATCGCTCCCAAGCTCATCGGGAAG AACATCAGCGTTGTTGAACAGGAGAAGATCGACAGGTTCATGCTGGACTTGGACGGCACTGAAAACAAAT CTAAGTTTGGGGCTAACGCTATCCTGGGAGTGTCTCTGGCCGTCTGTAAGGCGGGGGCCGCGGAGAAGGGAGTTCCCCTTTACCGCCACATCGCTGACCTCGCCGGACACAAAGATGTTATCCTTCCGGTTCCT GCGTTCAACGTCATCAATGGAGGAAGCCATGCCGGGAACAAGCTGGCCATGCAGGAGTTTATGATTCTGCCGGTGGGCGCTGCCAACTTCCACGAGGCCATGAGGATCGGCGCCGAG GTCTACCACAACCTGAAAAACGTCATCAAAGCAAAGTACGGAAAAGACGCCACCAATGTGGGAGACGAGGGAGGTTTTGCTCCCAACATCCTGGAGAACAACGAAG ctCTGGAGCTGTTGAAGACAGCCATCGAGAAGGCGGGATACCCGGACAAGATCATCATTGGGATGGATGTGGCAGCGTCCGAGTTCTTCCGCAGCGGGAAGTACGACTTGGATTTCAAGTCACCTGACGACCCTTCAAGACACATCAGCGGCGAAAAGCTGGGAGACTTGTATCGCACCTTCATCAAGAACTACCCGG TCCAGTCCATCGAGGACCCATTTGACCAGGACGACTGGGAGCAGTGGGCCAAGTTCACGTCTTCTGTGGACATCCAG ATCGTAGGAGACGACCTGACGGTAACCAATCCCAAGAGGATCCAACAGGCGGTGGAAAAGAAGGCCTGCAACTGTCTCCTCCTCAAAGTCAATCAGATCGGTTCTGTCAGCGAGTCCATTCAGGC gtgcAAGCTGGCTCAGAGCAGTGGGTGGGGTGTGATGGTCAGCCATCGCTCAGGAGAGACGGAAGACACTTTCATCTCGGACCTGGTGGTTGGGCTCTGTACCGGACAG ATTAAGACCGGCGCCCCCTGCAGATCAGAGCGTTTGGCCAAATACAATCAGCTGATGAG GATCGAGGAGGAGCTGGGTGACAAGGCCAAGTTTGCCGGGAAGGACTACCGCCATCCCAAAATCAACTGA